CAATGCGATTCGCTTTTGCTTGGTGATAAATGCGGCGCACATACTTTTCCATATTTAGAAATTAATAATCCATCAGCTCAAGTTGAGCATGAAGCAACAACATCTAAAATTGGTGAAGACCAGATATTCTATCTTAATCAAAGAGGAATTTCAACTGAAGATGCTATTAGTTTAATTGTTAATGGATATTGTAAAGAAGTGTTTAAAGAACTTCCAATGGAATTTGCTGTTGAAGCACAGAAACTACTTAGCATTTCTCTTGAAGGAAGTGTGGGATAAAAATTAAAAAGTCAAAATTCAAAAGGAAAAAGTTATAATGTTATTAGAAATAAAAAATCTTCACGCAAATGTTGAAGGAACTGAGATTCTAAAAGGAATCAATTTAAAAGTAAATGCCGGAGAAGTTCACGCTATTATGGGTCCAAATGGATCAGGAAAATCAACGCTTGCATCTGTACTTGCAGGAAAAGAAGAATATGAAGTAACCGAAGGCGAGGTTTTATACAACGGAAAAAATTTATTAGAACTTTCTCCCGAAGATCGTGCACGAGAAGGAGTTTTTCTTGCATTCCAATATCCTGTTGAAATTCCAGGCGTAAGTAATACAAATCTTTTAAAGACTGCTGTCAACGAAGTAAGAAAATATCGCGGAGAAGAAGAGCTTGATTCAATGGATTTTCTTTCACTGTTAAAAGAAAAAAGTAAACTTGTTGAACTTGATCAGAAATTCTTAAGCAGGGCAGTTAATGAAGGATTTTCCGGCGGCGAAAAGAAAAGAAATGAAATTTTTCAAATGGCAGTGTTAAATCCTAAGCTCGCGATTCTTGATGAAACTGATTCAGGCCTTGATATAGATGCTTTACGCATAGTTGCAAATGGTGTTAATAAATTAAAAGCAAAAGATAACGCTACAATCCTTGTAACTCACTATCAAAGATTATTGGATTACATTATCCCTGATTTTGTTCACGTTCTATATAAAGGTAAGATTGTTAAATCAGGTGGAAAAGAATTAGCGTTGGAACTTGAAGAAAAAGGTTACGATTGGATTAAAAGTGATAAAGCTGAGGCTGTGGTTTAATAAAGAATGTCATTCCCGTGTAGGCGGGAATTCAAGATTCAAAAATAAAAATAGATTCCCACTTTAGTGGGAATGACAAATTGAAAAGAAAAAATGGATAAAACAATAGATATTAAAGAATGGTACATCAGTAAGTTCAATGATTTTGAAAAATCTTTAAACGGTGAGAAGACATCTGATTTTCATAATGTTAGGAAAGATGCAATCAGCAAATTGGGAACACTCAATATCCCGACTCAGAAAGATGAGGAGTGGAAATACACGAATATTTCTTCATTATTAAAGCATAACTTCTCCCCTATTCCCGTAAAGACAAATGTATCTACAGAAGTTATAAGCAAGTTTCTATTTGATAAGATGGAACACAGCCTTTTAGTTTTTGTGAATGGAATCTTTTCATCAGAATTATCTATGCTAATTGATATTCCTAACGGTGTTGAGATTGGAAGTATTGCTGAGGTGATAAAGAATGACAATAAAATTGTTAAAAAGTATTTTGGGAAATACGCGGAAAATGAAAATTATTTTTTCACCACCTTAAGTTCTGCTTTCACAAAAGACGGCGCTTTTGTTTATGTACCGGATGGAAAAATTGTTGAAGATCCGATTCATATTATATTTTTAACAAACTCAGGAAATGAGAAGATTATAACCCAACCAAGAAATCTTTTTGTTGCAGGAAAAAATTCTCAAGTAACCATTATCGAACACTTTATATCTAATGACGATTCAGTTTACTTCACAAATTCCGTTACTGAAATTGTTGCAGACGAAAATGCCAATGTTGATCATATTAAACTTCAGGAAGAAAGTAAAAAAGCTTTTCACATAGCTCGAATGGAAGTCGATCAAGAGCGCAGCAGTAATTTTTCATCTCATCTTATTTCAGTTGGAGCAGAAATTTCCCGAAATGATTTTAATGCAAGATTTAATGATGATGGTGGTGAATGTATGCTCAACGGGTTATTTATGATCGAAGATGAGCAGCTTTTTGATGCTCACACAATGATCGATCATGCTAAACCGCATTGTAACAGTCATGAACATTACAAAGGCATACTGCAGGATAAATCTAAGGGTGTGTTTAACGGAAAAGTTATGGTTAGGCAGGATGCACAAAAAACAAATGCTTTTCAGGAAAACAACACAATATTACTTTCCGATGATGCTGTTATGAACACCAAGCCTCAGCTTGAAATTTTTGCTGATGATGTTAAATGCTCACATGGTGCCACTATTGGAAAACTGAATGACGAGGCAAAATTTTATCTTAAGTCACGTGGAATTGGCGAAGAATCGGCAACAGCAATTTTAATACATGCTTTTGCAAGCGATGTAATTACATCTATAAAAATACCTGCTTTAAGAGATTATCTTGAAGAAATTATAAGTAAAAGATTTAACGCTTAGAAAGTAAAAATGCATACTAAAAATGCAGCCATAATAGAGAATAAATCATATTTGTATGATGTGCAGAAAATCAGAAACGATTTTCCAATTTTAAAATTAAAAGTTCATGGTAAACAACTTGTTTATCTGGATAACGCTGCTACCACACAGAAGCCTCAATATGTAATCGATAAAACAAATAATTATTATGAAAAGATGAATGCAAACATTCATCGCGGTGTACATGCGCTTAGTCAGGAAGCAACCGAAGCTTTTGAGAGTTCCCGTATTATTATTAAGAATTTTATTAATGCTCTTGGTAAAAATGAAATAATCTTTACACGCGGCACAACTGAATCAGTGAATCTTGTTGCC
Above is a genomic segment from Ignavibacteriales bacterium containing:
- the sufC gene encoding Fe-S cluster assembly ATPase SufC, which encodes MLLEIKNLHANVEGTEILKGINLKVNAGEVHAIMGPNGSGKSTLASVLAGKEEYEVTEGEVLYNGKNLLELSPEDRAREGVFLAFQYPVEIPGVSNTNLLKTAVNEVRKYRGEEELDSMDFLSLLKEKSKLVELDQKFLSRAVNEGFSGGEKKRNEIFQMAVLNPKLAILDETDSGLDIDALRIVANGVNKLKAKDNATILVTHYQRLLDYIIPDFVHVLYKGKIVKSGGKELALELEEKGYDWIKSDKAEAVV
- the sufD gene encoding Fe-S cluster assembly protein SufD, with protein sequence MDKTIDIKEWYISKFNDFEKSLNGEKTSDFHNVRKDAISKLGTLNIPTQKDEEWKYTNISSLLKHNFSPIPVKTNVSTEVISKFLFDKMEHSLLVFVNGIFSSELSMLIDIPNGVEIGSIAEVIKNDNKIVKKYFGKYAENENYFFTTLSSAFTKDGAFVYVPDGKIVEDPIHIIFLTNSGNEKIITQPRNLFVAGKNSQVTIIEHFISNDDSVYFTNSVTEIVADENANVDHIKLQEESKKAFHIARMEVDQERSSNFSSHLISVGAEISRNDFNARFNDDGGECMLNGLFMIEDEQLFDAHTMIDHAKPHCNSHEHYKGILQDKSKGVFNGKVMVRQDAQKTNAFQENNTILLSDDAVMNTKPQLEIFADDVKCSHGATIGKLNDEAKFYLKSRGIGEESATAILIHAFASDVITSIKIPALRDYLEEIISKRFNA